A DNA window from Loxodonta africana isolate mLoxAfr1 chromosome 7, mLoxAfr1.hap2, whole genome shotgun sequence contains the following coding sequences:
- the LOC135232003 gene encoding olfactory receptor 51I2-like has protein sequence MEDNLHNSSGLPPFTLMGLPGLETSQHWLFLLLGVLYTVSIVGNALILFIIKEEQSLHQPMYYFLSLLSVNDLGVSFSTLPTVLTTFCFHLKEISFDSCMAQMFFIHFFSFTESGILLAMSFDCYVAICNPLWYATVLTDAQVLRMGMSVIIRSFCMVFPLPFLLKRLLFCKANVLSHAYCLHPDLIHLPCGDITINNIFGLFIVISTFGLDSALILLSYVLILSSVLAIASREERLKTLNTCVSHICAVLTFYVPMIGVSIVARYGRHAPKYVHTLLSLIYLFVPPMLNPVIYSIKTKEIRIGLHKTLLATKF, from the coding sequence ATGGAAGATAACCTCCACAACAGCTCAGGGTTGCCTCCTTTCACACTGATGGGGCTCCCAGGGCTGGAGACCTCCCAACACTGGCTGTTTCTGCTGCTTGGTGTGCTCTACACTGTGTCCATTGTGGGCAATGCCCTTATTCTCTTCATTATCAAGGAGGAACAGAGCTTGCATCAGCCTATGTACTATTTCCTGTCCCTGCTATCAGTCAATGACCTAGGTGTGTCCTTTTCCACACTGCCCACTGTGCTGACCACATTTTGCTTCCACTTAAAGGAGATTAGCTTTGATTCTTGTATGGCTCAAATGTTCTTTATCCACTTCTTCTCCTTCACGGAGTCTGGGATCCTACTGGCCATGAGCTTTgactgctatgtggccatctgtaacccaCTGTGGTATGCCACAGTGCTCACTGATGCCCAAGTGTTGCGCATGGGCATGTCTGTTATCATCCGCAGTTTCTGCATGGTTTTCCCACTCCCTTTCCTTTTGAAGAGGCTGCTCTTCTGCAAGGCCAATGTACTCTCCCACGCCTACTGTTTGCACCCAGACTTGATCCACCTGCCCTGTGGTGACATCACCATCAACAATATCTTTGGCCTATTCATTGTCATCTCTACCTTTGGCCTGGACTCTGCACTCATTCTCCTCTCCTATGTTCTCATACTAAGTTCTGTGCTGGCCATTGCCTCCCGGGAGGAGAGGTTAAAGACACTCAACACATGTGTGTCACACATTTGTGCTGTGCTCACATTTTACGTGCCAATGATTGGTGTATCCATTGTTGCTCGCTATGGGAGGCATGCACCAAAGTATGTGCACACACTGTTGTCTCTGATCTACCTCTTCGTGCCTCCAATGCTCAACCCTGTCATATATTCCATCAAAACCAAAGAGATTCGCATAGGACTTCACAAAACACTATTGGCAACCAAGTTTTGA